In the genome of Candidatus Neptunochlamydia vexilliferae, the window AAATTCTATTGTGCAAAATAATCCTCTTCTGGTACGATGATGCTCTTATGGCGGGCGTATAGCTCAGTTGGTAGAGCTCCTGTCTTACACACAGGCGGTCATAGGTTCGAGTCCTTTTGCGCCCAAAATCCAGTTGCGGGAGTAGTTCAACTGGTTAGAGCACCAGCCTGTCACGCTGGAAGTTGCGAGTTCGAGTCTCGTCTCCCGCGATCTTTTTTCTTGTTTTAGATCGTATTTTCTGTTAATTTTTTAAAAAGTCGGTAAAGTCTATGGTTGCAGCACACACAGGTAAAAAAAGTAAACGCCAACTCATCGTTTCCTACTTCTGGACAGCGGTAGGGGCATTCCTCGCTGCCCTTTCCATTAAAATGTTCCTCTTCCCCAACGAACTCATCGACGGCGGCATCATCGGAATCTCGATGATCCTCACCCGCCTCACCGACAAATTCTTTTTCCCGATTTACTTTATCATTTTAACCCTCCCCTTCATCTACCTTTCCTATAAGTTCATTCGGCGCACCTTCTTCATCCATATGATCGTTGCCGTAGTCCTCTTTTCGATATTCTTGACCGCCCTTGCAACAATTCCCCCTTTCGAATCGGACCCCCTTGAAGTGATCGTCATTGGAGGTGCCATTTTGGGTATCGGGGCAGGACTCATCATCCGCAATGGAGCTTGTCTCGACGGAACCGAGATTATGGCGATCATCATCAACCGAAAAAAAGGGTTTACCGTCGGCCAGGTCGTCCTCTTTATTAACATCTTCATCTTTGCAGGCTATGGCCTCATTTTCCGGGACTGGCACATCGCTTTCCAATCCCTCCTCACCTATGTCGTCGCCTTCAAGATGATGGACATTGTGATCGTAGGTCTCGATGAGCTCAAATCGGTCATCATTATCTCGAACAAACCCAAAGAGCTCACCGACATTGTGATGCATGAGATGGGGCTCGGCCTCACCGTTATGTATGGACGGGGAGGCTACTCGGGCGATGCGCGAGAAATCCTTTTTGTCATCGTCGAGCGTCTAGATCTTTCTGATCTTAAGGATCTTGTCCTTAGCAAAGATCCCGAGGCCTTCATGGCGGTTGAAAACCTCCACGAAGTGGTCTATGGCAAACAGGCGAAAGTCCCCACTAAGAAGCGTTCCCGCAAACGACTCGCAAAAAAAACTTAAGCTCCCTCATTAAAACATAATTTGTTTTTTAACCGTTCCAACATTGAAAACCAATTCATCTCAGCTTTTCCTTGCAAAAAAAGATTAGATCCATAAAATAATTTTCTATTTGTATACTAGCCCAAACTAAGGAGTACTCCTATGGCCTCTTCAAGCTCTTCCTCAATCCACACCCCCTCTAACCCGATCCTTTCCAGCTACATCTCTGACCGCGCAGCTCTAGGGGTTGCAATCAATAGGCTCTCCAAAAAAGAAGACCCGTTCGGCAAGCTCCTTTACGAGCTTGCCGAAAAAAACGTCGATCCCCAGTGGCTCAAGACCCTCCACCGTCCAGAGGTTCTCTTCACACACACCTTCTTCTCAAGCGCACCTTTAGAAGACGTTGGCTTTTTCCAAACAGTCTCCAGCTTCTTCACCAACAAAGCCCCCGACGGCCCTCAGACCCGCCTCACCAAGCTTTTACGCCTTAGACTCTCCAATAACCACCCCTATTTCCAAGCGATCAACCAACAGATTAAACAGCTTGAAAAAGCCGCCCGAGAAAGACCCGACCTTAGGAAACATCAACAAGAAATCAAAAGCCTCATCCAGCACTACCACCAGTTCAAACAAGACATCATCAACCAGCTCGCCGACAAACGACTCAACAAACTCGCCGGTCCCGTTCTCCTACACCAAAACGGCGCCCCACCAACGCGTCTATCCCAAAAACTCGGCCGTCGCCTCTGCTCCATCGGTAAATATGGGCAAGGGAAAAAAACCAACCTCTACGGCGCCAGCGCCGTCACCCAACTCGAAGGAATCTTCTTCAAAAGAGCCCAGCTGAACCCCCTAAGTCCCGGAGAAGAATTCCTCGTCAAATCCTTCTCCACCCTCCTCTCCCCAACCCACGGAAGCGCCGCCACCCTTCTTCTCAAAATCAAAAATATCTGGACCCAAAACGCCCAGTCCACTACCCACGTCAAACACCCCTTACGCAAACGGTACATCACCAAAATGGCCACCATCAAAAACCCCAAACACAAAGAAATCTTCAAACACTTCACCGCCGAAGAAAAAAGAACCTACCCCTTCGTCTACCAAAGAGACACCCACATCATCCAAGCCTCCATCG includes:
- a CDS encoding YitT family protein, which produces MVAAHTGKKSKRQLIVSYFWTAVGAFLAALSIKMFLFPNELIDGGIIGISMILTRLTDKFFFPIYFIILTLPFIYLSYKFIRRTFFIHMIVAVVLFSIFLTALATIPPFESDPLEVIVIGGAILGIGAGLIIRNGACLDGTEIMAIIINRKKGFTVGQVVLFINIFIFAGYGLIFRDWHIAFQSLLTYVVAFKMMDIVIVGLDELKSVIIISNKPKELTDIVMHEMGLGLTVMYGRGGYSGDAREILFVIVERLDLSDLKDLVLSKDPEAFMAVENLHEVVYGKQAKVPTKKRSRKRLAKKT